TTGAATAATCCATATTTGATATTGTAAAAACATAAATGTTTGCTTTGTTTGTTTAAATTGTTAGGACCCAATCTGAATGGTTTGTTTGGAAGGCAATCTGGCACAACTCCTGGATATTCCTATTCTGCAGCTAACAAGAACATGGCTGTGATTTGGGAGGAGAAGACCTTGTATGATTACTTGCTTAACCCCAAAAAGGTACAACATGAATTAGTATTTCAGTGTTTCTGTATTGATATGGCAAACAAAAAAGTGTTGCTGTATTGGAATGCTATGGCTATTAAAAATCATTTCGTTTTACTTTCCAAACTATAATCAGGGTATTGTGCtgttaattttatttgtatTATTTCAATTTACAAGTTGACATTAAAAATAGAATTCCACCTCAATATTAGCTTGTTTAAATGTGTGTTGGACACACTCCAAAGCATGATAGCGGAGAAGTTTCATGTTGTAGCTTATGaattaatttgattttgaaGTCGAATGTGGATCCCAAATGGACAACCAAACATGAACTATGTAActaatttgtgttttcttttatcCTCTTGCAGTACATTCCAGGGACGAAGATGGTGTTTCCTGGTCTCAAGAAGCCACAGGATCGTGCTGATCTGATTGCATATCTGAAACAATCCACTGCGCAATGA
This is a stretch of genomic DNA from Lotus japonicus ecotype B-129 chromosome 1, LjGifu_v1.2. It encodes these proteins:
- the LOC130728397 gene encoding cytochrome c-like codes for the protein MATFDEAPPGDTKAGEKIFKIKCAQCHTVDQGAGHKQGPNLNGLFGRQSGTTPGYSYSAANKNMAVIWEEKTLYDYLLNPKKYIPGTKMVFPGLKKPQDRADLIAYLKQSTAQ